Genomic window (Cyprinus carpio isolate SPL01 chromosome B7, ASM1834038v1, whole genome shotgun sequence):
GGGTAATTGTTATGTATTCTTTTAAATTACTAACTGGAACCCTGCCCCCTCGCTTCTTTGGCTTTTGATGGGCAGCGCTCGTCATTCCTGTCTGATGGGGTACCGCTGTGAACAGACTCGGAGCAGGACTCGTGTATACGTGGAACTCTTGTGCGCATGCTGCTTGTTTCCTTGGGTCTGTTTTAACCTTTTAACGCATCGAGTCAATCTTCCTCTTTAGCACATCCGCAGGGAGACTAGATACGAGATCGACGATGCTAGAGACATTCACAGCAAAGGCAAGAAAGTCATTTCGCGATTGTTCTTGTACATTTCACCGACTCCTCAGAAGCGACGCGGGGTTCATCTGAAGTGAGCGCAGTCTGTGTTTTGGGGGAAATATCGCTGGTGGCTGCTAATGTTGCTCAGCTTCACTGTGCAAGCAAAGCAGCTACGAAGCTACGCCAGACAGTGGATGACGTCTTTTTATTGAATGTAATTTATCATCCGTTGTCTTTCGGACCACAAAAAGGCTATTATACCCTGATATCCTGAACTTGATCGTATTTCAGCTCTCGGTCAGCTGTGCTTGAACGTTGCATGCTGGTTGGCTTCAAATGGTGCCGACTGCTTAGCGATCTACGTTAACCCTTTGTGCATCACCAGTGGAGGTGATTTCTCATctaataatgtaaatttatttctCAAATAATGTGTTCATACATGCAGCTCGCGCATATCACGTGCAGGAGGATGTCTGGCTAGATCAAAGTGGACTAATTTATGCGGAGGGAGTGCATGTTTGGATGTTAAATCAGACCCATATGTCCTGATGTTAGTCATCAGTCTGTGTGTGAAGAGGCGGGTCAGATTGGTTGCTGTCGCTCCTCCTTTTGTTTTGGCTTTTCACTGCTTACCTTGACATCTTCGTCGTCCATTAATCTGATTGTAAAGACTTCACCGGTCATGTTAAGACTGCATGCATAGTGTCAGGAATTTAAATACTTCCATTTACAGAATCCCTGTCAAATGCCTCAACTGTGATCATCTGTAAACGAGACCTTGCTGTTACTTGAACTGCTCTCTAAGGAGACCCCTATCGAGACTTGACATCCATTGACTACTCCACCATGCGTCTGTCTTCTTTCCTGGCTGTTTTCCGGCCTGCTCTGCCTCTCATCCTGGGCCTCTCTTTGGGCTGCAGCCTCAGCCTCCTGATGGTGTCCTGGACGCAGGGGGAGACCGACGAGGCTTGTGGAGATGAACTGGGCAATGGGAGGCTCATACACAGTGGTCATATCAGGGATGTCCAGGATGGTCAAGATGGGAATGGGAATGAGGACTTCCAGCCTCGCATTGTGCCTTATCACAAGGACCCCAACAAACCACACAAGAAAGTACTCAGGTGAGTCCCTGGATATCAGTTTGGCTTTGTTTCTTATATGAAAGGACTGAAATCTCAGTTAGGAATGGTTCTTTTAGTTgctatatatgttattttaaaaaaattcgaCAAGATGTGACAATATCTCAGGATTTAAAAACAGAAGGccataatataaaattgcaatgaGCTATAAAGATTTAAAAGTATTTACAATTATGTTAAATCAGCCATGACCTTTGGTATTTGTAGGCAGTATTGAACTGTGACTTGTGAGTAGGGTTTGTTTGACTTGGCAGTCAGTTAGTAAGGTCTCAGCCGAGTGCTTTTCTTACAGCTGAATTCTTCACCACTTTGTGAAGCCGCAGACATAGAATCTCTTATTATTCATCTCATAAAAACACCCTCGGCTGCATATGCAGGGCAGCCGTGCCGCTGCCCCACGAGAGGTTTAGATGATAAACAGTTAAACTTGTGTTTGTAAATCACTTAGTTTCACTTCTGTAAACTGGGACTGAAACATTAGTAACCGTTTGTGTTGCATCTTCTTGTAAATtacttaacattaaaataataagacagtgcctgtttattcattttaagctTAACGGCTACAAGATACATGTTTAATGGCATCAATTTAGATTACAAAACAACTTTGCATAAACAAAAGGgcattattaataatgaaatataatgcattacGAAATGATTTTGGATATTATATAGTAATTGGACATGTAAACAGAAATCATGTTGTGAGAAAAATATCAGCTGATCTTCACAACTGTCTTTAACTTTGACATGTCATGGTTTGACTTCTATTAGAGACTTAACCGTTTTAATAAAACTTTGAGCTGAGCACACTCTGCCATTTTCAATACCTTCAGATTACTAAtagcaaattaaattttattaataattaggtTGACAAAACTAGGGTGCCAGGGCAGAGGTTAAGGGTCACTGAAGCTGATTGCTTTAGAGATCGTAGTAGTTGTCCCTCATTTGTCTGACTCAGCTTTGTATTTGGCTTAGATCTCTATCCCCTCATTCTTGGCCTAAACCAATTAAACCAGTGTTTTAACCAGTGTTTTGAATGCACAAAGGGATAtctttgtttccacaaaatactttttttaagctgcacaactggattaatggctgctaaaattcagctttgccatcataggaataaattactatacagcaatattattaaacattttaaattaaattcaaataggaaaaaagtacattcaaattctaataatatttcacaatattactgtttttgatcaaataaacacagccttgttGTGCATAACCTTTAAATACTGGTACATTttctactttttgtttgtttgccacAGAACACGCTACATCCACACAGAGCTGGGCATCCGAGAACGCCTTCTGGTGGGTATCCTGAGCTCACGCGCCACTCTCAACACCTTAGGGGTGGCTGTCAATAAAACGGTAGCTCATCATTTCCACCGTACCTTCTTTTTCACTGGCCTCCGAAGCGCGAAGGCACCGCATGGCATGGCAGTTGTTGCTCATGGTGATGAACGACCCGTCTGGCTTATGTATGAAACTGTACGCCACCTCCACCAACACCACGCCAATGAGTATGACTGGTTTTACCTTGCACAAGATGATACATACACACAAGCTGAAAGGGTCATGGAGCTGGTTAATCATCTCAGTGCGGGGCAGGATATGTACATGGGACGGGCAGAGGAGTTTATCGGGGGTGAAGAACGTGCCCGGTATTGCCATGGTGGATATGGGTATCTGCTGTCACGTAGCCTGCTAGCCCGACTGCAGCCCCACCTGGACTCTTGTCGAAATGATATCCTCAGTGTCAGGCCAGACGAGTGGCTTGGTCGCTGCATCATCGATTACCTGGGTCTCAGCTGTGTGGAGAAGCATCAGGTggggaaatgtttttttaaaaggatgTAAATGAAAAGCTAAAACCTATTTACTAAAACTGTGGTGGTTTGAGCTTTCTGTCAAAGTAACCGCAGTGTCATTCGCTCATAATCATAATCTCTAAGTGAAAATGGAAAGTGATTATTGTATTTTGCTTGCTTGGTCATTTTGTTAACGTCCATTAATCCATACCaaaagcacagagagagagagaatccatTTAAACCTGGGTTATGAtcagtgttgttgtgttttttttctaaatgatgtagGAGATGACATACCGTTACTTTGAGCTGCAGAAGAACGTGGACCCTGAGCGCGAGGACAGTGCACAGTTTAAGAACGCCTTCACTGTCCATCCTGTCTCTGAACCTGCCCTGATGTATCGCCTACACAAACGCTATAACCAGATTGAACTGGACTGGACCTATGCACAAATACAGCAGTTACAGGTATGCTACTGCACTTCTTATTAGAAGAAAACATTCTCTCACTCTCATAAAGCTACTAACTTCTAGACAAGACACTGcagaagggtttgttcatataacaTTTGCCTGGTAACATGTAACATTTATTCTTAAAAGTATGgtagaaatgtatttgttttctggctctttacagtattttctgaattatggagtgataaaaatgCTTCTGTTATAACCTTTAACTTCTTTATCATTTAATATGCcaacaaaaagaaacaagaatTTAGAAACCAATTTTATCCAATCTTCAGATTTCAGAGTTTCCAAAAACTTGTAGTAGAAATCCAATGTGTCTTGATGTTTAATGATTAATCAACAGGGGAAAGTATGCTGTATCTATAATAAGATAGTGTTTAGCCTGTTCACCTGTTGTGTCTTGCCTGAAGTTCACTGACGTAAGGCATGTCTGCACAATCATATGCAGAACCAGCACCTTTTTTTAAGAACTCAGTGCATTTTGACTTAGCTGTGCCTCGCTGAGATATGCTGAGAAATATGCATTCTGAACGTGGATCTGATGCTACGTCTCAGTGAGCTACAACTCAGTCAAGCTGCAGTCTTCATCTGTTTGTCTCCAAGTAAATGTAACACAATGTCTAATCAGATATTTGTAGGATTAAGTATTTGTATTTTGGAactaagaaacaaaaaacatgtggaTAAAGACATGTTACAATCACATTATCACTATATGCATGTTCGTCCAGTTAGCAAACATTTTAGATTTCAGTCAGACTAAagcatttacattgcattttaaaaagatgAATCATTACATTAGTCCAAATGAAATTTCACTTAATATAATGCCTAGCACAGTGTTTCATGTCTGGGCAAAGATGCTGCATAGGTAATGGGGCAAGGTGTTTGCAGCTGTCAGTCAGCTATCACGCATCACATAACAGCAGGAAATTAACTCTGCTTTTCAACTGCTTTTAGATTGGATAGGATGACTTTGACTCAAGGAGAAAGCTTTCCTTTCTGCATAATTAAATAAAGTGGGAAGACAATTGACAGGCATACTGagactttatattaggtggccttaaagggatactccatcccaaaatgaaaatttcgtcattaatcacttacccccatgtcgttccaaacccttaaaagctttgtttgtcttcggaaatCAATTTAAGAGATTTTGGATggaaacagggaggcttgtgaccatcccatatactgccaaataaataacagtgtcaaggtccaggaaagtatgaaaaacatcgtcagaatagtccatctgccatcagtgattcaaccctaacgttatgaagcgacgagaatactttttgtacacaaagaaaacaaaaataatgactttattcaacaattcctctcctctgtgtctctccaaatcagcatcacagaggagaggaattgttgaataaagtcattatttttgttttcttcatgtacaaaaagtatatgaaagtaacataacgttaccgttgaatcactgatggcagatggagtattctgacaatgcttttcatactttcctggaccttgacactgttatttatttggcagtctatgggaaagttacaggcctcccagttttcatccaaaatatcttaaattgtgttccgaagacgaacaaagcttttacgggtttggaatgacatgggggtaagtgaataatgactaaattttcattttgggatggagtatccttttaactACTATGTAATTACatcaaaaataagtacaatgtaaaaaaaaaaaaaaaaccttgtgcttATTGTGTTCACATTGTATTGCAGAACACTTCTGCTGCttttgaggtgggatacgggtaaggttagggacaggtttggtggtataggtaggtttaagggtgggttaacagtgtaattatgtaattacatGTATTCTAAGTGTTTATTCATTGTATTGAGCTGCCCTGATAATCTAATTTCCAATCAGGGATCAATAAAGtacatctaatctaatctaattctaaatgtaaatacagaaattaatttcAGATATAATTACACGTATAgaagttaaatgtaaaaacatgtatgaacacaataagtgcattgtatcaaatgattcatttaaatgtaactagataaggccacctaatataaagttgGACCAATGACAGAAAGGAGAATTGTTCTCTTTACCAGGTTAACAGTTAATTCAGGTCCTTACAATGACGTGTTCTGTTGTTTTGGCCACAGAACCAGATAAATAACATAAGTGAGCTCACTCCAGAAGGCAAAGCCGGAGCCACCTGGCCCATCGGAATCAACCCACCTTTTCGTCCCAAAACCCGCTTTGAGGTGATCAGCTGGGAATACTTCACTGAAGAGCACATTTATTCATGTGCCGACAGCTCTCCAAAGTGTGAGCTTCGAGGTGCGGACAGGGCAGACGTCAATTCAGTCCTGGAGACGGCAGTGGGCCGTCTGAATGAGCGCTATCAGCCTCAGTTGCGTTTCCGTAAGCGGCGTCTGCTGAATGGGTACCGGCGCTTCGATCCCACACGAGGCATGGAGTATGTGCTAGATTTGGCCCTGGAAGCTTTTACACAGAAAGGTCACAGTCAGGTCATCGCCAAACGGGTGAGTCTGCTGAAACCGCTCAGTGCTGTCGAGATCATCCCAATGCCATATGTAACAGAAGCGACTCAGGTACAGGTGATCCTCCCTGTGACGGCACACGATCAAGACTTTGTGGGTAACTTCCTTGACATGTATGTCATGAATGCTCTGGATACCCATGACAACGTTCTTCTCACCTTCTTGTTTGTGTATGACCCCTTCGATGCCCAAAGAGTCAGCCAAACGGACATCTTTGCAGGTGTCAAAGCCATGATTAGTGAGGTAGAGAAACGTTACGGTGATGTAAAGATTCCTTGGATTAGTGTAAAGACTGAAGTTCCCTCACAGGTCAAGCTGATGGACATCATCTCCAAGAAGCACCCAGTAGACACCCTGTTTTTCCTGGCCAGCGTTTGGACCGAGGTCAACGCTGACTTTCTTAATCGCTGCCGTATGAATGCTATCAGCAGTTGGCAGGTCTTCTTCCCGATCCACTTTCAAGAGTACAGTCCCGCTCTGGTCTACCGTGATCAACAGCCTTCCGCCGCTTCATCGTTTGCGTCCGAGTCATTGCGCGATGGCCACTTTGACCGCCACGTCTTTGAAGAAGCCTGCTTCTACAATGCAGATTATATGGCTGCCCGTACAAAAATGGCAGCTGACATCTTGGACAATGATGAGTTGCTTGAGAGCATGGACGTCTATGAGATCTTTGTGCGTTATTCGGGGCTGCACGTGTTTCGGGCTGTCGAGCCAGCGCTAGTTCAGAAGTATGTGCACAGAGAATGTAACCCTCGGTTCAGTGAGGACATCTATCACCGCTGTGTGCTCAGTAACCTCGAGGGGCTGGCCTCTCGCTCACACCTAGCGATGGCTCTGTTTGAACAGGAGCAGGCTAACAGCACCTGAACCAAATACTACTGCAACCCTAAGATGGCTTAAACATCTTGATTCTCATTTAGGTGGCCTTAAATGACCTACTGATATTGACCGAGTGAATTTCACCCTGATGCTGTGAACTTCTCTGCACAGATCATCCAGTCATCTCAGTTCAGCCACAGTGAAGTCGCCTTGTGCAAAGTTGTTCAAAATCTGTATGTCTTACTTTCTTTTGCAGAATatagaagacattttgaagattattattattatttttttgtgtctatACAATGAATGTCAAGGTGACCAATTCTccgtgttctgcagaagaaagaaactcaggttaaataatgacagattttccaATTTTGGGTCCCTTTAAGGATCTACATAAAATGGCGTTAACTCATGAATGTGTAACTAATTTAACCAGAGAACAACAAACACAATATCTTCAtaactcattttaaataaaacttgaagAATGCATTTCACCTCGTTAACATTAATACAGATGATTGAATGCAGGAACCTGAAGTTAGCGATGGAAACGCATAAAGGACCGCATTCATCTTTTACTATATGAACATGTCAGAGGTTCTAGTCTCAGCTACACAAGTAACTTGAGCCATCTTTCTTCCTCCAGATATATGATTGTATGACCTTTGAACAGAATGTGCTGAATATTTCaggactgaataaaaaaaaattatgtgaaacCTGATTTTGAATCATTACTATGATGCacccacttttatttttatatatattatcaagTATCTTGAACCGCATAGAACTAAGCAACACTGGTCAAAGGGTTTAATTCCTGGTTACGAAATCCACGTGCTCTCTGGTTTGACATCAGTGACACTGAACACCATTGGTTCA
Coding sequences:
- the chpf2 gene encoding chondroitin sulfate glucuronyltransferase; this encodes MRLSSFLAVFRPALPLILGLSLGCSLSLLMVSWTQGETDEACGDELGNGRLIHSGHIRDVQDGQDGNGNEDFQPRIVPYHKDPNKPHKKVLRTRYIHTELGIRERLLVGILSSRATLNTLGVAVNKTVAHHFHRTFFFTGLRSAKAPHGMAVVAHGDERPVWLMYETVRHLHQHHANEYDWFYLAQDDTYTQAERVMELVNHLSAGQDMYMGRAEEFIGGEERARYCHGGYGYLLSRSLLARLQPHLDSCRNDILSVRPDEWLGRCIIDYLGLSCVEKHQEMTYRYFELQKNVDPEREDSAQFKNAFTVHPVSEPALMYRLHKRYNQIELDWTYAQIQQLQNQINNISELTPEGKAGATWPIGINPPFRPKTRFEVISWEYFTEEHIYSCADSSPKCELRGADRADVNSVLETAVGRLNERYQPQLRFRKRRLLNGYRRFDPTRGMEYVLDLALEAFTQKGHSQVIAKRVSLLKPLSAVEIIPMPYVTEATQVQVILPVTAHDQDFVGNFLDMYVMNALDTHDNVLLTFLFVYDPFDAQRVSQTDIFAGVKAMISEVEKRYGDVKIPWISVKTEVPSQVKLMDIISKKHPVDTLFFLASVWTEVNADFLNRCRMNAISSWQVFFPIHFQEYSPALVYRDQQPSAASSFASESLRDGHFDRHVFEEACFYNADYMAARTKMAADILDNDELLESMDVYEIFVRYSGLHVFRAVEPALVQKYVHRECNPRFSEDIYHRCVLSNLEGLASRSHLAMALFEQEQANST